aaaacagtgtaaaacttcagagcctacaagtccactcagtcatacttcttgttcagccaatcactaagacaaacaagtttctttacatttatgggagataatgctgcctgcttcttatttacaatgtcacctgaaagtgagaacaggtgttcacatggcacttctatagccagcgttgcaaggtatttacatgccagatatgctaaacattcgtatgccacttcggccaccattctagaggacatgcttccatgctgatgacgctagtttaaaaaaaaatgcattaaattatatttgtaactgaactccttggggggaattgtatgtctcctgctctgttttacctgcattctgccatatacatctgttatagcagtcttggatggtgacccaacacatgttgttcgttttaagaacactttcactgcagatttgacaaaatgcaaagaaggaaccaatgtgagatttctaaaggtagttacagcactcgacccaaggtttaaaaatctgaagtgccttccaaaatctgagagggatgaggtgtggagcatgctttcagaagtcttgagAGCAACACTCTAATTcggaaactacaaaacccaaaccacccTAAAAGAaaacaaccttctgctggtggcatctgactcagatgatgaaaatgaacatgcataggcctgcactgctttggatccttATCGAGCAAaacccatcatcaacatggacacgtcctctggaatggtggttgaagcttgaagggacatacgaatctttagcacatctagcacgtaaatatcttgcgatgtcAGCTACGACagtaccatgcaaatgcctgttctcatttttagGTGACaccgtaaataagaagcaggccaCATTAtttcttgcaaatgtaaacaaacttgtttgtctgagcgattagcTGAATAAGAAGTGGGCACAGTGGACTcgaaggctctaaagttttacattgttttatttttgaacgcagttttttttgtacataattctacatttgtaagttcaactttcatgatagagactgcactacagtacttgtattgggtgaattgaaaaacactttttacagtgcaaatatttgtaattatatttattctttaagtgagcactgtatactttgtattctgttgtaattgaaatcaatatttgaaaatgtagaaaacatccacaaatatttaaataaatggtattctgttattaacaGCGTGagtaatcatgtgattaattttttaattgcttgacagtccgaaatattatttatttattgtcctAAGCAACCATCAAAAATCATTTGCTAGCTAGACTATGTCTCTAACTAAAGGTGAAACAAAATTGAGACTGAGACCTTACAGATACTTTACAGGGATCACTTAGTATAGTGGCTTGCCTCTTGGCAGTTGCTCCTTAGTACCATTCTCACTGTATGTTTGCATGTTTTGCTTTTGAATGAAGGTAGCAAAGTTCCAAGTTGGCTATTTGTGTGGAAAGCATGTATCTATAGTACACTTCCTTTTTTAGGATTAACACATCCACTTTCTCCTCTTCTTACCCAACAGAATTTGGGAAACCGTAAAGCGTACTACCAGGAAAGAGGACAGTTCAGCTGATGGTATGGCACCAGTTACATTTTTGTGCATAACTTCTAATAATAATGATGAGGTGGTCTGCTTCCATAAATGGCAACAACTGACACAATAAAAAGGTGCAAGAGAATAGgagtaaaataaagcaaatagtATATAGTGCCATAAGCCATGTATGGTGCTGTACTGTTGATCAAGTGTAGCTTAAAAGGAGTAGAACCTctgccccaaggaacttacaaATCAGTACCCTGATTTTTGTGAGTAATCACATTGATGTTATTGTAATGGCTGGAGTAAGAACTGCTTGCATGACTaagagttgcaggatcaggccttacaGCAAAATATTGCCAGAAAATGGATCTGTAGTCTGGGGGAAATCAGtgtctaaacaaatattttatttgatcACTTTTCAATGGGAAGTCAGTCATGGTCCCGGCAGTCAAAGGAACTGCAGCTTCCTGTTTGTTTGGAACCTGTTGTTTGGACAAGGGTGTGGGGACCAAATTAAAGTGGAAAGACTGTTAAGATTGTAGTAGCAGAGGGAAGGCTCTAGGGTACTTGATTGGAGCTGTTGCTTTCAGACTCAGAGTTCCTGATGATTATTGGGGTTTAAATCGAGATGAGGTCATCCAGCAGAGAACAACAAATGAGTTATCTTTATCCCTTTCAgtgcagttttatttttcaaagtcagtggaagttgagggtgctcaCAAGACATAAGTGTCAATATTTGAACTACTTACATGCTATGTTTTCATTGCTCTTTTCTTTATGCTGGCAGGTGTATCAGTTATACCTGTGTTACAAAGAACTCTCCACTATGATTGCATTGTCCTAGTGAAACAATTCAGGCCTCCAATGGGAGGGTATTGCTTGGAATTTCCTGCAGGTAGGTAACAAAAATATGAAGATGAAATACACAGAATGTATGTGTAGTTTACTCTGTCCATCTTGCTGAGGTGTGTAGATTTCAATGTGCTGTGTCTTTCAGATTCCAAGATCAGTGGTGGTTTCTGTACTAGAATACAGGCTGTTGAGAAAGAGGGATATTTAGTAGTAATAAAATGTGAAATAGCATAATGTCAGATTTTATTTGTAGAATCTGTCCAACCcagtttttttcctctctctcccccatcttcCACCTCCAAAAGAGGGAAAAGCTTTGTGAGCTTGGCATTGGCATACTTATTGTGAGAGAGGAAATTCCTTTTGGAGGGAGGCAGCATGATTTGGTGGATAGGAGGCAGCAgttttgggttctgttcctggatcTGACACTGATCTTCTTGacctcccagtgcctcagttaccccatctgtaaaatagggctgAAGATATTTTACCTTCCATTGTAAAGCTCTCTTAGATCTAAGGATGGACAGTGCTGTAAAAGAGCTCAATTTTAactatttttaatgtaatgtttacACCGCAGGTCTCATTGAGGGAAATGAAAGCCCAGAAAGCGCGGCCTTGCGAGAGTTGGAGGAAGAAACGGGGTACAAAGGGGATGTCGTTGAATGTTCTCCAGGTCTTTGTTGTTTCTTGACTACCTGACTCAGAGCCAGTCCTGCCCCTCTTCATGGTCACAGAATGCCCTAAATTCAGTGGATCTACGATGGGTCCACTGTTCAGGATGGGAAGGGCACAGCGAGGGAGTGTGCACTCCCACAGTACCACATGGCAGTGCCCCAGGACAACACCAAGGAGCCATAGACATAGTCTGTGTGTCTGACAGATGTGGATCCACTGGATAAAATCCAATAAAGAAGGCTATAGAAACAGCTTCACTGTTGCTCTGAGGCATGTGGGGGAATGATTCTGCTCTTAAGGAAAATCCCCATTTACTCATGCTTTGCTCATGGGGCCAAGATTTCGTACTTAATACAAAAAGTTCAGTAACTTAAAGGTCTGGCGTCTTGTAATTAAAAGGTTTAGATGCCTGGGCTTGATTTGACTTCTTCTCCAATAGATTTAAGTGGCTCTCTTGAACCTACCCAAGAATAGCAGTTGCATCATGCAGTCTCTGTGCAAATCATCCTCATTTCAGCTGTGCAAAGGAAGGAGAACTCGGGTTCTCTCACAGCTGATTAGCAGGAATGGGAAGAAAGAAGTGCTGCCTGACATCAAAGTCCCCAAATCTTTGCAGCCAACATCTGTATTTAAACATTTTGTACTGCCTGCCACAGAGCAGAGGCAAAACTGGGATTTAAGGAAAATCTTTATAAAGGGGGAAATGCTCGGGAAGAAATGGGAAATCTGGACCATGGCTTTGAGAATGTTGCTATTAAGATTGAACTTCGCCCTTTTACTTTTGCACAATTTCCATAGACTGGAGTGTTGTGTGTGTAACTGATGGCAAAATTGGGCTCTTAGCATAGTTTGACTAGGAGCCTGCAGTTTAACCTTTGAGGTACAGTGAATGAGGAGAATGTTTGTCACTGCAGTAGAAGTAATCAGTAGGAGCTAATACAAAAATGAAGAAGAATCTGTGTGGGAAGAAGCACTTGtaagtagagctgagtgaataactaattttttggttcagtggcagTTCTGAGGTGGGGAAAAATCAGTTCAGATTGAAGAGCATCTGAATAGtttttggcattttcagtgaactgaaaaaattcattttgggtctgtccagggcagggatttgaacctaggtCTTGTACTTCAAGTGCATGCCTCAACCATGGGACTAACAAGATACAGCAGCACAACCactatctccttctcctcctcctctggccgTTTTGTGAATGGCCGAAACTGTGGATGAATCtcacaaatagttttgggttgaccaaaactgcattttgtgGCAAATAAACGTTGTCCAAAACATTTTGCCCAGCTCGCCTTGTACAAACAAATAACTAACCCAGACTTTTTGCCTGGCTTTGTGATGCATGCTGGTGAAGTTGCCTGCTGAATAAGTTTTGTCTTAATGTATCAGCTAGCTCTGAGTGAAAGTTGTGGTGTTAAAATGTCCAGTAGTCTCGGCTCTTCTTTCTCATAATGAACATCCTTTACTTTGTAGCTGTTTGCTTGGACCCTGGTTTGACAAACTGCACAACGCACATCGTGACCGTCACCATTAATGGAGATGATGCTTGTAATACAAGACCCATGCAAAAGCCTGGTGAGTCCAGGGCATGTACAATATTTGATTTTTAGCTGTCTCATTGGAGGGACCGTCCTCTCTAAATATGCTCGGAAACTGTTGAAGGGCTCAGCAATACAGGATTCTAATAACTTCACTTGGGTTCACTGACTCTCTAACTTCTGTCTGAGCTTTTAGGGCTTCACCCACCTCCCACTAAAGTCAGGTTGTCACTGGCATTCATGGGTGTTAGAGCAGGAGCAGGCACTAAGCTCCCATGTGTGTCCAGACTTAGTTTTCTTTGTGTTaacacttttctttcttcttgtcTTTACAGAGGAAGGAGGTACGTTGCTCACTTAACTTCACTGTGGCTTCAGCTTTACCGGATGTCACTCTGAATGTGCATGTCACCCTGCACTCTGCTCTTCTCTGTGGTCAGGAGATATTTTCTCAACATCGTTAGGATCACAGTCCTGATGGTGACACACTGTATgggctccactgacttcagcgctCTTTAGATCAGACTTGAAATTCCCAAACAATTGTACCACAGTCAGCTTTAAGGAGGGGAAATTTCAGTTGAAATGGTCTCCATGACCTATCTAGGATcagttcctcagctgatgtaaattgctgTAGCTGTATTGAAGCCTGTGGATCTGGACCTAGACTGAAATTCTGCAATTGTTAATCCAGGTAGGGGGAACTGCTTGGGTAATTACAGGCAAATAAGCAATACCTTGCATTCCTCAATCACTTCTGCCCAACTTGTGTGACAGGCAACATGTCAAGATGAGCCCTCAGTTCTCAGATGTCTTGTCATTCTTCCTCCACTCTGTGAAGTTAAAGGTTTGTGGTCTCTCTTACCATACCAAGTATGCAGGCCCAGGTTACATTAACATTTCAACAGTGAAATATCTGATCAGATGGATCGAATAGGGGGAAGGGGAATAGTGACTGTCCTTAAAGGACAGTGGTTCCTGTCCCTAATATGTCACCATTCTCCTAGCTAGTTCTGTAGTTATTTCCCAAATTACTGCCTCAAAACTGCATGTCAAAGATGCCTTTGATCTTGCCTGTGTCTTAGTCAGCTGAGCATGGTAGTGTGCCTGGGTGATACTGGTCTCTGGCTGAAGGTGAACCTGAATCCAGTTCCTTGTCTGCTTTCCATCTGAGTTTAAAGAGAAGGGAATGAAATATACTTCTCTCAACGTTAACTCAACTATCAGATATAACTTGACAGATTAAAGACAATCCATGTGAAATacacaaatttaattttttttaatagaatttgTGGAAGTTGTTTCACTACCAAAGAATGATCTACTGCAGAGAATTGAAGGTAAGAGCACTTATTTTCTCTGGTACATTAAGCCAGTTaataaaacctttgaaaattttTTAGCTTCTTCACATTTACTGTAAATCAACCCACTTCTTAGTCCCTGTATTCCAGTTTCTCTGGGGATCTCTCAGCCTGAGAGAtttataacaatttttaaaaccaaaaccatCTACCTTCTTACTTCTGTAATCTGGAAAACTTGCATATAACATGCCATGTATCAGGTGAACCTTCAAAATGTTGTTTGTCTTCCAAAAAGGAATGTTCATTAGCACAGTCTAGCCAGCTGCAGTCTTTGTTAGATGCAATTACCAATGCAGTGCCTGTTCCAGATAGCTTCCTACATCAGAGTAGCTACCCATTTCCACTCTAAAGCTTATCCTTTGTGCTTCAAGTCAGTTcatatgcttttttttaaaatttactacCACTAAATTAGTTAGTAATAATGCTCCAGAGGACTAACATGTCACAAGACTTTAAAGGACTAATGTGTTACAAAGGAAATATGGCAAAGCCTCCAAAAATTTTAACTGTGGCCTGGATTTGTTCTGATACTTCACACATTCATGCTACTTGTCAGCCTCTGTCTTGAAGTCTTCtgaagtttgtttttaatttcttgctAACCATATGAATATGAATTTGCATCTGCCCTTGTTATGTCTGTCCTGCCCATGCCTTTCTGTTTGGAAATTCATATTATTGGTTGGTTTGGGTGTTTTTCAGAGCTAGTGGCAGAAGAGCATATTTTAGTGGATGCCAGAGTTTATGCCTATGCAATGGCACTGAAACATGCAACACAAAAACCCCTCCAGGTGCCTTTTATGAAGTTCTAAGGCTGCATATGTAACCTCGTTGAATACTTCCAGGATGGAGTCAAATGGTCAATCTAGACTTGGAAGCTGTATCTTTTCATACAATAAAGGTCCTGTAGACTACACACAGTATTAAGCAATCATATTTCTAGGAAAGATTGCTTGAACTATTTGTACTGTATAAAGCTTTTCTCTAACTGTTCAACCTCTAACTCTGAATGGAATTTTATCCTTTGCAGAAGAATAAAAAGAATCATGGCCTGTTAAGAGATCACATCTTTTCCTTGCTCCTTCCTCTTAAAGTATTTTTTATGGTTGAGCACTTTACAATTATGCTGAAACTATACACAGGAGTCGCTTAATCCACCATTAAAGTGGAGCTGCTTCTCTGGTATAACACCCTTGGATTAAGGTAAGGGGCGGTACTTACCAAACTGACCTACACTAAACATAGCTGGACAGAATAAACCACAAAGCTTGAAGCCTTGGCTGTGCTAAGTATATACACTTTGAAGTGGGGTCAGACCAGTGGCATTAACAATATTATGCAAAATGCCATGTGATCGCCTGGGACAAGAACAAATCAAGCCTTTTGGTTTTTATATCTTCCTTGAAGATATCagccaaagttttcaaaactgTCAGCCCCTTAAAGGTGTCATGTTGggtacccaaaaatcactagtcactcaAACTCTGGCTGGTGTCTTTGAGGAAGATGTAAAAACAAAGGGCTTGATCTCTTCTGGTCACTGGAGATTACATGGCATTTTTCATAGTGGTAACTGCACTGGATTGACCCTATTCCAAACTGCTACTCTGTAAATCGTGTGGTTGCTTAGCATGCAAGATTTCATGGGTCTTCAGCCTCAGTGAGGGGAAAAACCACCTCAGTGGTTTAAAAAGTAAGCTGATTAACTTAGGAAATCAAATTAACAAAGTTAGGATCCAAGATTTAAGAGTTGTCTACGCTTGAAACACCGATGCAGTTTTAGCAGTGCTGCTGTaatgtagtgcttcagtgtagacactacctatgctgaagGGAAggattctcccatcagcgtaggtaatctacctccccaAGAGCTAttagctaggttgacggaagaattcttccattgacatactactgtctacactgcaagttaGGCTGGCTTACCTATGTTGCTTAGGGGtatggattttttacacccctgaatgatgtagcTGACAACTTTTTAGTATAGACCAGACCTTAGCATGTATTTAACACAATGCAAACTACTCTAACAGATCTTTAACTTTGAAAAACCATCAAGGATGATTAGGTATTTTAAATCTCAGCTTAATTAGGACTCAAACTACTGTGAACAAATGTTTGTTCATTTAAAACGAAGTAATTTCACCATGATAACGTTATTTAAGCAAacaggttggtttgtttgtttttttttacaagagAAAAAACTTGCTTAGATAAGACAAGAacagaatttaattaaataagttTATTGTCTAATGTTTATACTAGTTACATTGCTGTTGTAAAGTACGACAACATAAATAATTTTTCAACAGGAATTGCTTatttcccccatctccccactCCGAACAATGCTTTAGGAAGCAGGCCTCTGTCCTTCAGAATCATAAAAGCAAAGTGGACATGAAGTTTCAGTGGCAGTTTTCACAAGTACATGTTAAATACAAAAGGTATAGGCCAACCTGGTGGCATGACTGCACCGACCATGCgggaagcccagggctgagaATGGAAGTGCTCTATGGGCCTTGCACATACAGCACCCCCCACAGCAGAACCAATTCACCGGTGAGAGGAGTAGCAATCTCAGGTAAAACATTTGTCCACCCTCATGATGAGGAGTTTGGTGACCAAGTGGAGACAACACAAATGAAGAGGGAATACTGAAGCACAACCATGGGGAAATGCACGTaaaaaagtataaaaagtaaTTCATGTAAAATATAGATTACATACAAATTCTGTCAAGAACTTATTTAATAAGCTCAAGAATATTGGCATGTGGCAATCTGCACTCTGGTATTTTTTTCTGACTAAAAATGGGGAAATCAATTTAAGATCTTCACGCTGTGTGCAAAATGTTTACTAATAATCAAACTCTTACATTTTACCATCTCACTGTAGTGTCTGAATAGCAAAGTAGATGCATTTATTTCCAGCATTACAGGCAACACTAGATCTATTTAAACAAGATAATGTAAACTTTATTCTTAAGGCAGCTGGTACTGATGCTGCACACAGGCATTGCTCAGTGCCCATTACGATAATGGGACTTAACacttgaaaacaaagaaaaagacgACAGCATTATTGGACTGATGTGAGGCATGTTGTCAAAATACTTTCCCTTTCAAGCAAATCGTGAAATATTTGgacatttagaaaaataaagcACCCACTCCTCCAACTTCAGCCTGTTCTtttacaaatatttcaaaatactgATAAATAATGGTGACTGCAAGCAGGATGCCAGTGCCTGATCCAATGGCTCCAAGAAAGTCTGCTAATACTGAGAGGGCACCAATACACAAGCCACCAAATGCAGCTGCTGTAGGGATGTACCTGAAACAGAAAGTTTTCATAATTAATGTTTTCCATCCAAGGGTCTTGTTTGGCTTGTTGTTGGTCACACTGTGCGTGACCAACTGAAGTAGCAACAGGAATGAGTGGATTCAGGCATTAGGAATTCAGAGTTCCATCCCGACTCTGCCAGTGGCTACTGCTTTTGGTAAGTCATCACCTATCTGCGGCAGTTTCTCCAACTATACAAAGTTAAACAAAACATATTTGTCTACCTGACAGCACTGTGGTGAGGATTAGCGTTTGTAAAGTGGTTGGACCACATAGCATGCTACGTACATGCTAAGTAACTGCTGGGAAGCTAAAGAGACCGAAGACTGCTGCTTTTCAGTAGCTAAGCACGCTATTTATTTTGgggcaaaatatttatttatttcccttcaaTACAAGTGTAAAGTCCACACCTGAGGGTAAAGTTTTTCTCTACATTTTAAGGAAACATAGTTAATTTGAGTCATTTTAATGTGTGATCTTCGAAAGAGCAAAAACTCACTCATACGGCAAAGAGTCACTTCTTAACTATTAGCGAACaagaacattttgtttcttttgcacCAGATCTCACTATGAAAGAGGGGGAAGAGGCAAGATTACAATGAGAGTCATCAGCAAGAGGGCACAATCATTCTAAGTAATTAGCCGCCAATTCCGTCCAATCAAGTACCTgccagcagacacacacacacagattgtgCTGCAGCAGACCCCATCACAGGAAAAACAAGGCTGGGGTATAACTGAAAGGTTTACAAAGCATACATGAACATTGTATAATGTGATTAACGAAATGCCTTCCACTTCTATTTCCAACACATTAATGGTCTTTACAACAGTAGCAGCATCACTGAGCATTATCCAGCCCTTTTATCTAATGTAGTTTTCAAATATGCTTCCACACATTTGAGTATTTAATAACTACACAAACCAGACTAATGATCTTTCCAGTTAGTCAGAATAGTTAGCTTTCCAGTTAGCTTTCAACACTAGTACCTTTCTAGAACACATTCCACAACCTAACTAACTGTAATGCAAGTTGCTGACTCcaatccatgatttttaaaacacaggAGCCCATCAGACAATGTTGCCAATGGACAATGGAGggagcccctcacccccacctcagGGACAAGGCATAATGTTTATTGCTTGGGCTCCAGTGCCACATATTGTGGAGGAAGAGCTGCTTCATGATGTCAGAGCTCTGTAGTGATAATTTGAGTGATAAGCTGGGAAATCCGGTTGTCTCCCCTTTAATAAAGCCACCCATGGCctcatcccaaattcccccattCTCCTGTTTAAACAGGAAGCCTCCCTTCATCTATTTTTTCGCAACTCTTCCATAAACACTGTCCCTCCTGTCTGCCTTCCCCAACTGACATGACAGCATAGTATGGAACACGTGAGGAGAGTGAAAAAGTAAGCTGCATCTGCATCTTGCACTGGGCACAAATCTTAGTGGCTCTGCAGGTGACCCCACCTTTGGTTGACCCAATGTATTAAAGGTACATAGTACTGCAGCGAACtgctgcagagagccagcatTTCCTTACCTATTAAGCTCATGAACCATCGATGTATCCCTGTGGCCTCTCATCACCATTTGCTGTTCTTTCAGTTGCTTAGCAACCTGCAGACACACATTTCTATCAGACTTCTGCAGTGTTTTATAACCAGCTGATAGTCATACAGAATAATAGCTGTGATCTGTTAGAAGCTAGTTATCTAAATTAGAGACAAGATTTTAAAACACAGTATTTTAGAGCAGTTATCAGAACACCTACATCTTTTGCTGATGAACCAGACACCTCAATCCATGTCTTGGAGAAGAACGCACAGGATCCCAACATAAAAATGATATAAACAATTACATGGACAGGATCCTCAAATATAGCACCCATGGATTCTGGGGGAGATAGGTAATAGCAGAGACCACCAACTGGGTAAGAGCGAGCAGGGCCACCACCACTGACATCCTACATGGGAGGAAGAAAAGGCAACTCATTATCTCTGGGACTCTCCTTACCCTCTTTATGGAGGTTTCAGATTCCTTTAATTAAGACTGTAGATGCATGAACTTTAAAGAAAACTAGTAGTTAAACTTCCCACTTGTTAAATACCAAAATACTTATCAAAGTTATTTTATAAGTGATAGATACTTACTGCCCACTGTCCTAGTAAGTTTACTAAGAAGTTGCCACTAAACCGAACAGACAACATCTGGGAAATAACATAGAGGTTTGAAACTAAGGCAGACTGAAGAATGATGGGAATGTTGGAGGTATAGAAGAGCTTGATGGGATAGCTACTGTACTGTCCACGGTATCGGGCAGACTTGATAGGTAAATCAACACGAAACCCCTAAGAGAGAATTAAGGAAGCGTTAAGTTTATTTCTAAACCCAAAGGCATGTCACAACAGCACTCTTAATGAGATATGGTATTCACTAGATAACCTAGAATGCAAGGACTGAAATAAACAGCCTTTGGAATAGCTTGTTTGTTTTCCCATAATAACAAACAGAACAGCACTCTGGAATCTTCCTTGGATTGAgccaaatatttacactgtcatCTTTATGCATTTAAGTCGTATGATTGACTGTAACATGGCTGTCCAATTTGTATGCCATTTCTCCTAGAATTTTCATTCACCTAAACAGACTACAGGTTAAAAATCACTTAAGAACTTTTTTTGCCTGTTAATAACACCTTAAATTAGTTATCATTTATGCCATTTTGCTTGACTTGGAATGTTAAAAAAATGGATGAGTTTCACGTTCTGATTTTCACTTGTTCACACAATGCTACAATATTTGTCCTCAGGGGAATtggattataaattctttggatCAGACAGAGATTGTTTGAACAAGAGCTAGTACCATGGGGCTCTGAACCTAGGAATGTCTCTAAGTGATAACTGCAAATATAATGTTTaagtctgatttaaataaaacctTAAGGATATTTAGAATGTCTTATTGCTGAGTTCCATAAAACCTCTTGTACACAACCCTTTCCCACTCTAAACCCAACAGCACCCTTTTAAAATGCACTCATTTTGTATCTAGGgtttgggaaaaaaaacacaacaaaacttACCAGCTTTTAATGCAGAAGCCTAACCAACCTCTGAAGACAGTTGCAAGCAGAGCATTCTGCTGTTTTCTGGTTATAGCTAATCTCCTAGACTGAACAGGCATGCTAAGAGTCACATATGGTTTAGGAGCCAGAGATTTCAGTCCTTACAACTTGGATGACACTTATTCCACATGGGGGCATTCTTTTGAAACTGATCTCTCACAGAAACCAATCATAAGTGTCCAATTTTTAAATATGATCAAACATTTACATAAAAAGGCA
The Eretmochelys imbricata isolate rEreImb1 chromosome 1, rEreImb1.hap1, whole genome shotgun sequence DNA segment above includes these coding regions:
- the NUDT5 gene encoding ADP-sugar pyrophosphatase, translated to MENKTTTEILKSTRPSILKEETIAERKWVKLEQTTYVDPSGKTRIWETVKRTTRKEDSSADGVSVIPVLQRTLHYDCIVLVKQFRPPMGGYCLEFPAGLIEGNESPESAALRELEEETGYKGDVVECSPAVCLDPGLTNCTTHIVTVTINGDDACNTRPMQKPEEGGTLLT